One Myxococcales bacterium genomic window carries:
- a CDS encoding flotillin family protein, protein MTVPDLIDKVPPALLYGVSGGLAVVLLIIAAARSLLHICPPNQILIFSGRNRTTGDGRAVGFRVVHGGRGWRVPVIESVRRMDVANISVPMSISGAYSEGGIPLTVNAVANVKVTTDPRFMGNAIERFMDTKRAEIGRVAKETLEGHLREVLSSLTPEEVNEDRLKFAKQLLASAERDLQKLGLHLDTLKIQHVADDRNYLESIGRQRLAEILRVAEVAESDAMRTAQEAEAAAGARAQVAITNAEAMVQQKQNELRQIKAELDGQAASEEQRAEAAAHQARAEAEKELQEIRGELEQLRLAADVTIPAEIERQVRELLAAGQAATISADGEAMARALAEVAGAWRDSQGKAMDMFVLQNLDAIFGEVTKAARRVKVDEVNLVDGGDGATLSAYAASYPAIVGRLMGEVQATLGIDISRVITGAPTAQPALAASQG, encoded by the coding sequence ATGACTGTCCCTGATCTGATCGACAAGGTCCCGCCGGCGCTGCTCTACGGCGTCTCGGGCGGGCTCGCGGTGGTGCTGCTGATCATCGCCGCCGCGCGCTCGTTGCTCCACATCTGTCCGCCCAACCAGATCCTGATCTTCTCGGGGCGCAACCGCACGACCGGGGACGGCCGCGCGGTCGGCTTCCGGGTGGTCCACGGCGGGCGCGGCTGGCGGGTGCCGGTGATCGAGAGCGTCCGGCGGATGGACGTCGCCAACATCTCGGTGCCGATGTCGATCAGCGGGGCCTACTCCGAGGGCGGCATCCCGCTCACGGTCAACGCGGTCGCCAACGTCAAGGTCACCACCGACCCCCGGTTCATGGGCAACGCCATCGAGCGGTTCATGGACACCAAGCGGGCCGAGATCGGCCGGGTCGCCAAGGAGACCCTCGAGGGCCACCTGCGCGAGGTGCTGTCGTCGCTCACGCCCGAGGAGGTCAACGAGGACCGGCTCAAGTTCGCCAAGCAGCTCCTGGCCAGCGCCGAGCGCGATCTCCAGAAGCTCGGCCTCCACCTCGACACCCTCAAGATCCAGCACGTCGCCGACGACCGCAACTACCTCGAGAGCATCGGCCGGCAGCGGCTCGCCGAGATCCTGCGGGTGGCCGAGGTCGCGGAGTCCGACGCGATGCGCACCGCCCAGGAGGCCGAGGCCGCGGCCGGGGCCCGGGCCCAGGTCGCGATCACCAACGCCGAGGCCATGGTCCAGCAGAAGCAGAACGAGCTGCGCCAGATCAAGGCTGAGCTCGACGGCCAGGCGGCGTCCGAGGAGCAGCGGGCCGAGGCCGCCGCCCACCAGGCTCGGGCCGAGGCCGAGAAGGAGCTGCAGGAGATCCGCGGCGAGCTCGAGCAGCTGCGCCTGGCCGCCGACGTCACGATCCCGGCCGAGATCGAGCGCCAGGTCCGCGAGCTGCTCGCCGCCGGTCAGGCCGCGACCATCTCGGCGGACGGCGAGGCCATGGCCCGCGCGCTGGCCGAGGTCGCCGGCGCCTGGCGCGACAGCCAGGGCAAGGCGATGGACATGTTCGTCCTCCAGAACCTCGACGCGATCTTCGGCGAGGTCACCAAGGCCGCGCGCCGGGTCAAGGTCGACGAGGTCAACCTCGTCGACGGCGGTGACGGCGCCACCCTGTCGGCCTACGCCGCCAGCTATCCGGCGAT